In Actinomycetota bacterium, one genomic interval encodes:
- the infA gene encoding translation initiation factor IF-1, whose translation MAKKDAIEVEGSVVEPLPNAMFRVELDNGHKVLAHISGKMRMHYIRILPGDRVLVELSPYDLSRGRIVYRYR comes from the coding sequence GTGGCGAAGAAAGACGCGATCGAAGTGGAGGGCTCGGTGGTCGAGCCGCTCCCGAACGCCATGTTCCGCGTAGAACTGGACAACGGACACAAGGTTCTGGCCCACATCTCGGGGAAGATGCGGATGCATTACATCCGGATCCTCCCGGGGGACCGGGTCTTGGTGGAGCTCTCGCCCTACGACCTGTCGAGGGGCCGGATCGTCTACCGGTACCGGTAG